The following coding sequences are from one Sulfitobacter sp. HNIBRBA3233 window:
- a CDS encoding ABC transporter permease, whose product MVALTPISRTEPSFYVSVVAAFGAFFGIFIGAGQGSIPLGVIAGAILMAIAAFALVKFGNEKTGRWALFVVMAIAGYFIAGIPGVVVGGFFGWFFGFMTFWLSEGRYRAKIPPYLTPMQVLWHFAFRVICGAIFVFLITPILVVMPLSFNAENFFTFTPEMLRFDPEGYSLKHYRDFFTNDDWQNALWNSVKIAPVATLLSVSFGTLAAIGLSQPHVPFRRAIMAILISPMIVPLIISAAGMYFFYSRIGLQGTYVGVVLAHAALGIPFVIITVTATLVGFDRSLTRAAANMGANPVTTFFRVQMPLILPGVISGGLFAFITSFDEVVVVLFVGSAGQKTLPWQMFTGLREQISPTILAVATILVAISICLLTVVEILRRRSERLRGMSPG is encoded by the coding sequence ATGGTTGCACTTACACCCATCTCCCGTACCGAACCGAGTTTCTACGTCTCGGTTGTGGCAGCGTTCGGCGCATTCTTCGGCATCTTCATCGGTGCCGGGCAGGGTTCGATCCCGCTCGGGGTCATCGCCGGCGCGATCCTCATGGCGATTGCCGCCTTCGCATTGGTCAAGTTCGGCAATGAAAAGACCGGCCGCTGGGCGCTGTTCGTCGTGATGGCCATTGCAGGGTACTTCATCGCAGGTATCCCCGGCGTGGTCGTCGGCGGCTTTTTCGGCTGGTTCTTCGGATTTATGACCTTCTGGCTGTCTGAAGGACGCTACCGTGCGAAAATCCCGCCATATCTGACACCGATGCAGGTGCTCTGGCATTTCGCGTTCCGCGTGATCTGTGGTGCGATTTTCGTCTTCCTCATCACACCGATCCTCGTGGTGATGCCGCTCAGCTTCAATGCCGAGAACTTCTTTACCTTCACCCCCGAAATGCTGCGGTTCGATCCCGAGGGATATTCGCTCAAGCATTACCGCGACTTCTTTACCAACGATGACTGGCAGAACGCACTCTGGAACTCGGTCAAGATCGCGCCGGTGGCGACACTGCTGTCCGTCAGCTTCGGTACGCTGGCCGCAATCGGGCTGAGCCAGCCGCACGTCCCGTTCCGTCGTGCGATCATGGCGATCTTGATCTCGCCGATGATCGTTCCGCTGATCATCTCGGCGGCGGGCATGTACTTCTTCTACAGCCGCATCGGCCTGCAGGGGACATATGTCGGCGTGGTGCTGGCCCACGCGGCGCTGGGCATTCCGTTTGTCATCATCACGGTCACCGCGACGCTGGTCGGCTTTGACCGGTCACTGACGCGGGCTGCGGCGAACATGGGGGCCAATCCGGTCACCACCTTCTTCCGCGTGCAGATGCCGCTGATCCTGCCCGGCGTGATTTCCGGGGGCCTGTTCGCCTTCATCACGTCCTTCGACGAGGTGGTGGTCGTGCTGTTCGTCGGCTCCGCGGGTCAGAAGACACTGCCCTGGCAGATGTTCACCGGCCTTCGCGAGCAGATCAGCCCAACCATCCTTGCGGTGGCGACGATCCTTGTGGCGATCTCGATCTGCCTGCTGACGGTGGTCGAGATCCTGCGCCGACGCTCCGAGCGGCTTCGCGGGATGAGCCCCGGCTGA
- the rnr gene encoding ribonuclease R, protein MSKLPTKTEILEWIEQNPTLTAKRDIAKAFGIKGAARIDLKRTLKELEAEGHLEKRKKTYRDPDRLPPVSVLLVTGPDGDGDLFAKPMEWQGEGKEPVVLVIPRASDPALGAGDRILARLTAVKGEDHHYEARLIRRIGANPRRIVGIFRVRSEGGRIQPIDKGSDKEWTVADDATYGAKDGELVEAELAGPKARMGLPRARIVERLGDPSAPKAVSLIAIHQHGIPDSFPDDVIVQADAAKPVGLKGREDLRDLPLITIDPSDARDHDDACFAEPDPNPKNPGGHILWVAIADVAAYVTPGSALDREARKRGNSTYFPDRVVPMLPDRLSGDLCSLHEGVERACIAVRMVLDAEGNKIAHDFHRGLMRSPASLHYEEVQAAIDGAPNERTEDLLEPVLKPLYAAYAALKSARTRRQPLDLDLPERRIELDEDGTVRSVRFRDRLDAHKLIEEFMVLANVAAAETLIAKKVPLLFRTHEEPTPEKLEALRETAQASGYTLAKGQVLQTSHLNRLLDQAAGSDDAELINLSTLRSMTQAYYGPQHIGHFGLALRSYAHFTSPIRRYADLIVHRALITAHGWGKDGLSPEDIEDIEATGNHISDTERRSMVAERDTTDRYLAAFLSERIGDEMTGRVSGVARFGAFVKLDETGADGLIPMRNLGREYFHHDADAGTLMGSDTGMTIGLGQRVTVRLAEVTPVTGGIALELLEIGDEQVKQGRQSPAGRTPRRKGAHAKAKKAARAKKAKRKVSRTRK, encoded by the coding sequence ATGAGCAAGCTTCCCACCAAGACCGAGATCCTCGAATGGATCGAACAGAACCCGACCCTGACCGCCAAACGCGACATCGCCAAGGCCTTCGGGATCAAAGGTGCCGCGCGCATCGATCTCAAGCGGACCCTGAAGGAGCTTGAGGCCGAAGGGCATCTTGAGAAGCGCAAGAAAACCTATCGCGACCCCGATCGCCTGCCGCCGGTTTCGGTGCTGCTGGTCACGGGGCCGGACGGCGACGGCGATCTGTTCGCCAAGCCGATGGAGTGGCAGGGCGAGGGCAAGGAGCCCGTGGTTCTGGTCATACCGCGTGCCTCGGACCCGGCGCTGGGCGCGGGCGACCGCATCCTCGCGCGGCTGACGGCGGTCAAGGGGGAAGACCACCACTACGAGGCGCGGCTGATCCGCCGGATCGGCGCGAACCCGCGCCGGATCGTGGGCATTTTCCGCGTCCGCAGCGAAGGTGGTCGTATCCAGCCGATCGACAAGGGGTCGGACAAGGAATGGACCGTTGCCGACGACGCGACATACGGTGCAAAGGACGGCGAGCTGGTCGAGGCGGAACTGGCCGGACCGAAGGCCCGCATGGGTCTGCCGCGCGCGCGCATCGTCGAGCGGCTGGGCGATCCATCCGCGCCCAAGGCGGTATCGCTGATCGCGATCCACCAGCACGGTATCCCGGACAGCTTTCCCGATGACGTGATCGTTCAAGCGGATGCGGCGAAACCTGTGGGCCTGAAGGGCCGCGAGGATTTGCGCGATCTGCCGCTGATCACTATCGACCCGTCCGATGCACGCGATCACGACGACGCGTGTTTTGCCGAACCGGATCCGAACCCGAAAAACCCCGGCGGCCATATCCTGTGGGTCGCGATTGCAGATGTCGCAGCCTACGTCACCCCCGGGTCCGCGCTGGACCGCGAGGCACGCAAGCGGGGCAATTCGACCTATTTTCCCGACCGCGTGGTGCCGATGCTGCCCGACCGGCTGTCGGGCGATCTGTGTTCGCTGCACGAAGGCGTCGAACGCGCCTGTATCGCGGTGCGCATGGTTCTGGACGCCGAAGGCAACAAGATCGCGCATGACTTCCACCGTGGCCTGATGCGCTCGCCCGCCAGCCTGCATTACGAAGAGGTGCAGGCCGCGATTGACGGCGCACCAAATGAACGCACCGAAGACCTGCTGGAGCCGGTACTCAAGCCGCTCTACGCTGCCTACGCCGCGCTGAAATCCGCGCGGACCCGCCGCCAACCCCTCGATCTCGATCTGCCCGAGCGCCGGATCGAACTGGATGAGGACGGCACCGTGCGTTCGGTCCGTTTCCGCGACCGGCTGGACGCACACAAGCTGATCGAGGAATTCATGGTTCTGGCGAATGTCGCCGCCGCCGAGACGCTGATCGCGAAGAAGGTGCCGCTGCTGTTCCGCACCCACGAAGAGCCTACGCCGGAAAAGCTCGAAGCGCTGCGCGAGACCGCGCAGGCATCGGGCTACACGCTGGCCAAGGGGCAGGTGTTGCAGACATCGCATCTGAACCGCCTGCTGGATCAGGCGGCAGGCAGCGACGACGCCGAGTTGATCAACCTGTCAACCCTGCGGTCCATGACGCAGGCCTACTACGGCCCGCAGCACATCGGCCATTTCGGCCTCGCCCTGCGGTCCTATGCACATTTCACCTCACCGATCCGCCGCTATGCGGACCTGATCGTGCACCGCGCCCTGATTACCGCGCACGGTTGGGGCAAGGACGGCCTGTCCCCCGAAGACATCGAGGACATCGAGGCCACGGGCAACCACATCTCGGACACCGAAAGACGGTCGATGGTGGCAGAGCGGGACACCACCGACCGCTACCTTGCCGCCTTCCTGTCGGAACGTATCGGCGACGAGATGACCGGCCGTGTCAGCGGTGTCGCCCGTTTCGGCGCCTTCGTGAAACTGGACGAGACGGGCGCGGACGGTCTGATCCCGATGCGCAATCTGGGGCGCGAGTATTTCCACCACGACGCCGATGCCGGAACGCTGATGGGATCCGATACAGGCATGACCATCGGGTTGGGCCAGCGGGTAACCGTGCGACTGGCCGAAGTGACCCCGGTGACAGGCGGTATCGCACTCGAGCTTCTGGAGATCGGTGACGAACAGGTCAAACAGGGCCGCCAGAGCCCGGCAGGGCGCACGCCCCGACGCAAGGGCGCCCACGCCAAGGCAAAGAAGGCCGCGCGCGCGAAAAAGGCGAAACGCAAGGTGTCGCGCACGCGCAAATGA
- a CDS encoding ABC transporter ATP-binding protein codes for MADTENNDAFVEFDRVQKSYDGETLVVKDLNLSMPKGEFLTMLGPSGSGKTTCLMMLAGFETATHGDIRLGGKSINNIPPHKRGIGMVFQNYALFPHMTVAENLSFPLEVRGMSKSDREGKIQRALGMVQMNDFAGRRPAQLSGGQQQRIALARALVFEPELVLMDEPLGALDKQLRESLQFEITNLAHELGITVVYVTHDQTEALTMSDRVAVFDDGRIQQLAPPDELYERPKNSFVAQFIGENNTLKGEVVKLNGDQCVVKLDGTGEQIDALPVNVGSVGDKTTLSIRPERVEFNPELGPEAHTLDAEVLEFIYMGDVFRTRLKVAGRDDFIVKTRNRADQVRLKPGEKVKIGWLPQDCRALDA; via the coding sequence TTGGCGGATACAGAGAACAACGACGCTTTCGTCGAGTTTGATCGCGTACAGAAAAGCTACGATGGGGAGACCCTCGTCGTTAAGGATCTCAACCTCAGCATGCCGAAGGGCGAGTTTCTGACGATGCTTGGCCCCTCGGGCTCGGGCAAGACGACCTGTCTGATGATGCTCGCAGGGTTCGAGACTGCCACCCACGGCGATATCCGCCTTGGTGGCAAGTCCATCAACAATATCCCGCCCCACAAGCGTGGTATCGGCATGGTTTTCCAGAACTATGCGCTGTTCCCGCACATGACGGTGGCGGAAAACCTTTCCTTCCCGCTGGAAGTGCGCGGCATGTCGAAATCCGACCGCGAGGGCAAGATCCAGCGCGCGCTCGGAATGGTGCAGATGAACGATTTTGCCGGACGCCGCCCCGCGCAGCTTTCCGGCGGTCAGCAACAGCGTATCGCGCTGGCGCGCGCGCTGGTGTTCGAACCCGAACTGGTCCTCATGGACGAACCGCTCGGCGCTCTCGACAAGCAGCTGCGCGAATCGCTTCAGTTCGAAATCACGAATCTGGCGCATGAACTGGGCATCACCGTGGTCTACGTGACCCACGACCAGACCGAAGCGCTGACAATGTCCGACCGCGTCGCCGTGTTCGACGACGGCCGCATCCAGCAGCTTGCGCCGCCGGATGAGCTCTACGAGCGGCCCAAGAACAGCTTCGTCGCGCAGTTCATCGGCGAGAACAACACGCTGAAAGGCGAAGTCGTAAAGCTGAACGGCGACCAGTGCGTCGTGAAGCTGGACGGCACCGGCGAACAGATCGACGCCCTGCCCGTCAACGTCGGGTCCGTCGGCGACAAGACAACACTTTCCATCCGCCCCGAACGGGTTGAATTCAATCCCGAACTGGGCCCCGAAGCACATACCCTTGACGCAGAGGTCCTCGAGTTCATCTATATGGGTGACGTGTTCCGTACGCGCCTGAAAGTGGCTGGCCGCGATGACTTTATCGTCAAGACACGTAACCGGGCCGATCAGGTCCGCCTGAAACCGGGCGAGAAGGTCAAGATCGGCTGGTTGCCACAAGACTGCCGGGCGTTGGACGCCTGA
- a CDS encoding ABC transporter permease, with product MRASDAASKKKGVLAADGTPLKRSLNRALRMQKLRALMLVAPLLIFVLVTFIAPIADMLWRSVENDIVSDTLPKTTEALEDWDANGNELPGETVYRALYDDIFFAQEAKLHTRLGSRLNYELTGMSSLFRKSGRSVEDMGEVYQDQFEDLNEFWEDGENWNSFMGSDSWLSAIQSWDEDSDTAQPRFEMRDGIADMLPNTAAAYQRFADFIQLEDEDNLYDEDPWAIVYSSFYEDLTGETASQIASYSGPAAAEIKAAAEAAPDFETVDYVAAFREIDEDWHSLDVWQTIKIYSPDLTTGYFLNSVDMQKSADGAELRPEDERIYGILFWRTMVMSVAITASCILLGYPVAWILANLPSRTANLLMILVLLPFWTSLLVRTSAWKVMLQQQGVINDTLVWLGLVADADRLVLINNQTGTIIAMTHILLPFMILPMYSVMQTIQPSYLRAAKSLGATNWTAFWRVYFPQSVPGIGAGSILVFILAIGYYITPEIVGGTSGTFISNRIAYHISSSLNWGLAAALGAILLAAVLILYYAYDKIVGIDNVKLG from the coding sequence ATGCGCGCCTCCGATGCCGCAAGCAAGAAGAAAGGCGTTCTGGCTGCGGACGGAACACCGCTCAAAAGGTCGCTGAACCGCGCCCTGCGCATGCAAAAACTACGCGCCCTGATGCTGGTCGCGCCGCTTTTGATCTTTGTGCTGGTCACGTTCATCGCACCGATTGCGGACATGCTCTGGCGATCCGTCGAAAACGACATCGTGTCCGACACGCTGCCGAAAACGACCGAGGCGCTGGAGGACTGGGACGCGAACGGAAACGAATTACCCGGTGAAACCGTATACCGCGCCCTCTACGACGATATTTTCTTTGCTCAGGAAGCAAAGCTTCACACCCGCCTCGGGTCCCGCCTGAACTACGAGTTGACCGGCATGTCGTCGCTCTTCCGCAAGTCCGGGCGCAGCGTCGAGGATATGGGAGAGGTCTATCAGGACCAGTTCGAGGACCTGAACGAGTTCTGGGAAGACGGCGAGAACTGGAACAGCTTCATGGGCAGCGACAGCTGGCTGTCGGCCATCCAGTCATGGGACGAAGACAGTGACACCGCCCAGCCCCGTTTCGAAATGCGTGACGGGATCGCGGATATGCTGCCCAATACCGCTGCCGCGTACCAGCGTTTCGCGGATTTCATCCAGCTCGAAGACGAGGATAACCTCTACGACGAAGATCCGTGGGCAATCGTATATTCCTCTTTCTACGAAGACCTGACCGGTGAAACGGCGAGCCAGATCGCAAGCTACAGCGGCCCTGCCGCCGCCGAGATCAAGGCCGCAGCCGAGGCCGCGCCTGATTTCGAAACCGTTGACTACGTCGCGGCCTTCCGCGAGATCGACGAGGACTGGCACAGTCTCGATGTCTGGCAGACCATCAAGATCTATTCCCCCGATCTGACGACCGGTTACTTCCTCAATTCCGTCGACATGCAGAAATCCGCAGACGGCGCCGAGCTTCGCCCCGAAGACGAACGTATCTACGGGATCCTGTTCTGGCGCACGATGGTGATGTCGGTCGCGATCACGGCGTCGTGCATCCTGCTCGGATATCCGGTGGCCTGGATCCTTGCCAACCTGCCGTCGCGCACCGCCAACCTGCTGATGATCCTCGTGCTGCTGCCGTTCTGGACATCGCTTCTGGTGCGAACCTCGGCGTGGAAGGTGATGCTGCAACAGCAGGGTGTCATCAACGATACGCTGGTCTGGCTGGGGCTTGTCGCGGATGCGGACAGGCTGGTGCTGATCAACAACCAGACCGGTACGATCATCGCGATGACCCACATCCTGCTGCCCTTCATGATCCTGCCGATGTACTCCGTCATGCAGACGATCCAGCCAAGCTATCTTCGGGCTGCCAAGAGCCTCGGGGCGACGAACTGGACCGCTTTCTGGCGTGTCTACTTCCCGCAGTCGGTGCCCGGAATCGGCGCGGGGTCGATCCTCGTGTTCATCCTCGCCATCGGCTACTACATCACGCCTGAAATCGTGGGCGGTACAAGCGGTACGTTCATCTCGAACCGCATTGCCTACCATATTTCAAGCTCGCTCAACTGGGGACTGGCGGCTGCGCTCGGGGCGATCCTGCTGGCTGCGGTTCTCATACTCTACTACGCCTACGACAAGATCGTCGGCATCGATAACGTGAAACTCGGATAA
- a CDS encoding extracellular solute-binding protein, which translates to MKLTKMLMASTALTVAAGMSHADGHMANEMTIVSWGGAYSNSQQKAYHEPYMEKTGVSIINDESSAEAVAKLRAMNEAGNVTWDVVDVVAADAIRLCDEGLAMEIDPEEDLAAAPDGTSAEDDFGDLLVSDCFIPQIVYSTTFGYRTDMVPEGVDAPSDVCSIFDLETYPGKRSLEKRPIANMEWALLCDGVAKDEIYDVLATEEGQDRALAKLDTIKDDVIWWSAGADTPQLLADGEIFMGSTYNGRLFSAIVEQDQPIGMLWDAQMFDLDGWIIPTGLSDERVARAKDFIKFATDTQRLADQAAYISYGPARKSSAPLVGQHAELGIDMAPHMPTDPANSENTFLYNYEFWADYRDDIDAKFQAWLVQ; encoded by the coding sequence ATGAAACTGACAAAAATGCTGATGGCATCAACCGCTCTGACAGTTGCGGCTGGCATGTCGCACGCTGACGGTCACATGGCCAACGAAATGACGATCGTGTCCTGGGGTGGTGCATACTCCAACAGCCAGCAGAAGGCTTATCACGAGCCCTACATGGAAAAGACCGGCGTCTCGATCATCAACGACGAATCCTCGGCCGAAGCCGTTGCGAAGCTCCGCGCGATGAACGAAGCGGGTAACGTGACATGGGATGTCGTCGACGTGGTTGCCGCTGACGCGATCCGCCTGTGCGACGAAGGTCTGGCGATGGAAATCGACCCGGAAGAAGACCTTGCAGCAGCACCTGACGGCACATCCGCCGAAGACGATTTTGGCGACCTGCTGGTCTCTGACTGCTTCATCCCGCAGATCGTGTACTCGACCACATTCGGCTACCGTACGGACATGGTGCCTGAAGGTGTCGACGCGCCAAGCGATGTCTGCTCGATCTTCGACCTCGAGACATATCCAGGCAAGCGTTCGCTCGAAAAGCGTCCGATCGCCAACATGGAATGGGCTCTGCTCTGCGACGGTGTCGCCAAGGACGAAATCTATGACGTTCTCGCAACCGAAGAAGGTCAGGACCGCGCCCTTGCCAAGCTCGACACGATCAAGGACGACGTGATCTGGTGGTCCGCAGGCGCCGACACGCCACAGCTGCTGGCCGATGGCGAAATCTTCATGGGCTCGACCTATAACGGCCGCCTCTTCTCGGCGATCGTAGAGCAGGACCAGCCTATCGGTATGCTCTGGGACGCGCAGATGTTCGACCTTGACGGCTGGATCATCCCAACCGGTCTGAGCGACGAGCGTGTGGCCCGTGCGAAAGACTTCATCAAGTTCGCGACAGACACACAGCGTCTGGCAGATCAGGCTGCTTACATCTCCTACGGTCCGGCGCGTAAGTCGTCCGCTCCGCTGGTGGGTCAGCACGCCGAGCTGGGTATCGATATGGCACCACACATGCCAACCGATCCAGCGAACTCCGAGAACACGTTCCTCTACAACTACGAGTTCTGGGCTGACTACCGCGACGATATCGACGCGAAATTCCAAGCGTGGCTGGTTCAATAA
- a CDS encoding lytic murein transglycosylase yields the protein MKKYPFIIMALLASPAQAETTAQPAPDQAGRPASMEQWITDFRPRALEAGITGAVYDRHMQDLSFDPLVVERDRNQSEFTKTIWEYLSTAVSDLRVANGRAALDKQREALTDIEAEYGVPAQIVAAIWGLESAYGTFRGSDPVLRSMASLAYDARRAAFFEAQVIAALDILQSGDTTAASLTGSWAGAMGHTQFMPTSFIDHAVDWTGDGKRDIWGDDPRDALASTAAYLKKNGWTTGQPWGVEVRLPEGFDYLLASRDVRKPAADWAALGVTDTGGEPVRDHGLASILLPAGAEGAAFMIFDNFEVLESYNTADAYVIAVGHLADRIVGAGPLKGSWPTQDRALSFDERIELQERLTQAGFDTQMIDAKIGPLTINAVRGWQVSKGLLPDGYASPRLLERLRKDP from the coding sequence ATGAAGAAATACCCCTTTATTATCATGGCCTTGCTGGCATCTCCCGCTCAGGCGGAAACGACAGCCCAACCGGCCCCCGATCAGGCAGGGCGACCGGCCAGCATGGAGCAATGGATCACGGATTTCCGGCCCCGGGCGCTGGAAGCAGGTATCACCGGCGCGGTTTACGACCGGCACATGCAGGACCTTTCCTTTGATCCTCTGGTCGTCGAACGCGACAGGAACCAGTCCGAATTCACCAAGACGATCTGGGAGTATCTGTCGACCGCCGTATCGGACCTGAGGGTCGCGAACGGCCGTGCCGCATTGGACAAACAGCGCGAGGCGTTGACGGACATCGAAGCGGAATATGGCGTGCCTGCGCAGATCGTCGCTGCAATCTGGGGGTTGGAAAGCGCCTATGGCACCTTCCGTGGCAGCGATCCTGTCCTGCGGTCCATGGCATCGCTTGCCTACGATGCCCGCCGTGCGGCGTTCTTCGAAGCGCAGGTGATTGCCGCTCTCGATATCCTGCAATCGGGTGATACCACCGCCGCGTCCCTGACCGGCAGCTGGGCGGGCGCAATGGGGCATACGCAGTTCATGCCGACCTCTTTCATCGACCATGCCGTCGACTGGACTGGTGACGGCAAACGCGACATCTGGGGCGATGACCCGCGCGATGCGCTGGCATCCACGGCGGCCTATCTGAAGAAAAACGGCTGGACGACGGGCCAGCCCTGGGGCGTTGAGGTGCGGCTGCCCGAAGGGTTCGATTACCTGCTGGCCAGCCGCGACGTGCGCAAGCCCGCCGCCGATTGGGCCGCGCTCGGCGTGACCGATACCGGCGGCGAACCGGTTCGCGACCACGGCCTGGCCTCGATCCTGCTGCCCGCAGGGGCTGAAGGCGCTGCTTTCATGATCTTCGATAACTTCGAAGTACTGGAAAGCTACAACACGGCAGATGCCTATGTGATCGCCGTGGGGCACCTTGCGGATCGTATCGTTGGTGCCGGCCCGCTGAAAGGCAGCTGGCCCACGCAGGATCGCGCGCTCAGCTTTGATGAAAGGATCGAGCTGCAGGAACGGCTCACGCAGGCGGGGTTCGACACGCAGATGATCGATGCGAAAATCGGGCCGCTGACGATCAATGCGGTGCGGGGCTGGCAGGTATCAAAGGGTTTGCTACCGGACGGCTATGCCTCTCCGCGACTGCTGGAACGGTTGCGCAAGGATCCCTGA